One Pelobates fuscus isolate aPelFus1 chromosome 8, aPelFus1.pri, whole genome shotgun sequence genomic window carries:
- the GPR146 gene encoding probable G-protein coupled receptor 146, translating to MWSCEDFNYTDNTEDQQLCHDFHLVLFVFSLFYLIICFPTGLCYNVQLVLVNLYNKATMTMPDVYFVNMAIAGLIINAVAPVYFLGPAYTKWSLLNFGNEVYITLLILFNVSSLVIMYSTTLLSLDYYIECALPRTYMSSVYNTKHVCGFVWGGAVLTSFSSLLFYICNHVSTKIIECSKMQNREAADAIMVLIGYVVPVLAVTYALVLILQIRKEATPLDQDTGRLDPSVHRLLIATVCTQFLLWTPYYVTLMVKTFTNVKSNDLIYIRTFNFIEGLANFLAFSSSCVIPLLHRNINKNFHSKLQRLLKKLHCGNQGCSQESTVVRQVMT from the coding sequence ATGTGGAGCTGCGAAGATTTTAATTACACCGACAACACTGAAGACCAGCAATTGTGTCATGACTTCCACCTTGTACTGTTTGTCTTCTCCCTGTTCTACCTCATTATCTGTTTCCCAACTGGTCTATGCTACAACGTGCAGCTTGTTCTGGTTAATCTCTATAACAAAGCAACTATGACTATGCCAGACGTCTACTTTGTCAACATGGCCATCGCTGGACTGATCATCAACGCAGTGGCCCCAGTCTACTTTTTGGGACCAGCCTACACAAAGTGGTCCCTGTTGAATTTTGGAAATGAAGTTTACATAACACTGCTTATCCTCTTCAACGTGTCCTCTTTGGTGATCATGTACTCAACTACTTTACTCAGCCTGGATTATTATATTGAGTGTGCCCTGCCACGGACATACATGTCAAGCGTCTACAACACCAAACACGTGTGTGGGTTTGTTTGGGGAGGAGCTGTGTTGACAAGCTTCTCTTCCCTACTCTTCTACATCTGCAATCACGTCTCCACTAAAATCATAGAATGCTCCAAGATGCAGAACAGGGAAGCTGCAGATGCCATCATGGTCCTTATTGGGTACGTGGTACCGGTCCTGGCTGTGACGTACGCCCTAGTTCTCATTTTGCAGATAAGGAAAGAGGCTACGCCACTTGACCAGGACACGGGGAGATTGGACCCATCAGTTCACCGCCTTTTAATTGCCACTGTATGCACACAGTTTTTATTATGGACGCCATATTACGTCACACTTATGGTGAAAACTTTTACAAATGTAAAGTCGAATGATCTCATATACATAAGGACTTTCAACTTTATTGAGGGACTGGCCAACTTCTTGGCTTTCTCGAGCAGCTGTGTCATACCCTTATTACACAGGAACATTAACAAAAACTTTCACAGCAAACTACAAAGGTTGCTTAAAAAACTGCACTGTGGCAACCAAGGATGTTCCCAGGAGAGCACTGTAGTCCGACAGGTGATGACTTAA